The DNA segment TGAGGATCAAACCGAGCAAGTGGCAAATAAACGCGAGGTACAAAAGCGTGCGAGCACCTAAAGCGTTATAAAGTAAACCACCCACCATCATAGCAACCGGGAAGCCCAGGAACGCCATGCTGTTGATCCAACCTAATTGCGCATCAGTAAACTGAAAAGTCGCACTGAGTTGAGTCAAAATGCCAGCGCGAATTGCAAAAGTCATTGCAGTGACAATTAAGGCCACGCAGCACGCCGTAAATAAGCGATTTGGGTTAATCGTGTTAGACATAGTTTTCTACCTTTTTATTGTTAATAGAGTTTCCTGTGAAGCCAGGCACTAGTAGGTCGTTAAAAACCTGCGGAAAAGTGTGCATTTATTACATAAGCGCTTTTTCCGCAGACTTTGCCTACTACTGCCATCGCCGGAAGATATCAGCGATCACAAAAAAATAATTATAGTTATAGAGCGATTACAGCGATTTCCAACTACCATCAGCCAATGATGAATTAATCACCGCCTGAATAAACTTCATACCTTCAACGCCAGTATCAATACTGGGCACCCAGTCTTGCAGATAATGACGCTCGCCCGCTTCATGCGCAATTAAAATATCGGCGATGTCGTTATACAAGTTGGCGAAGGCTTCCAGGTAACCTTCTGGATGGCCGCCCGGAGTACGCATACCACGCGCCGCAATGTCACTGCCAATATCGCCACGGCGAGTCACGCGCTGACGGGGCTTATTCAGCTCAGCGAACCATAATTCATTGGGAGTTTCTTGCGCCCACTCAATGCTGGCTTTCTCGCCATAGACGCGAATACGCAAACCATTTTCGCAGCCGGGAGCAACCTGGCTCGCCCATAACATACCGCGTGCACCGCCGTTAAAACGTAAGAGCACATGAATATTGTCGTCCACTTGGCGTCCGTCGACACAACTCATTACATCTGAGCAAACAGCTTCCACTTTTTGTTGCGAAATAAACTGCGCAAGTTGAAATGCGTGAGTGCCAATATCACCAAGACAACCAGTTCCTGTCAACGCAGGATTAGTGCGCCATGATGCTTGCTTGTTATCCGCAGCAGCGGCAACTGTGAGCCACTCTTGTGGGTACTCCACTTGCACTACACGAATTTTTCCAAGCACACCTTTACCAACCAATTCACGCGCATAGCGTACAAGCGGATAAGCACTGTAATTGTGAGTCAATGCAAAATAAGCAGTGCTTTTTGCGGCGATTTGTTGCAGCTCCAAAGCTTCTTCTAATGTGCGCGTAACAGGCTTATCACAAATCACATTGATGCCAGCTTCCAAGGCCGCTTTTGCAACGGGGAAGTGCATGTGGTTTGGAGTCACAATCACAACAGCCTGAATACCATCTGCGCGCGTTTTTTCCACACGCAACATTTCTTCAAAGGATGTATAAGCGCGATCTGCAGCAATATGTAAATCTGCCGCAGATGCTTTTGCGTTTTCTGGATTGGATGAGAGTGCACCAGCAACCAATTCATAGCGGTCGTCCATACGCGCAGCGATACGGTGTACGGCACCGATAAAAGCACCGCGCCCACCACCAACCATTGCATAACGAATTCTTGGAGTAGTCATATTGTTTTCTTCAATTTA comes from the Cellvibrio zantedeschiae genome and includes:
- a CDS encoding Gfo/Idh/MocA family protein gives rise to the protein MTTPRIRYAMVGGGRGAFIGAVHRIAARMDDRYELVAGALSSNPENAKASAADLHIAADRAYTSFEEMLRVEKTRADGIQAVVIVTPNHMHFPVAKAALEAGINVICDKPVTRTLEEALELQQIAAKSTAYFALTHNYSAYPLVRYARELVGKGVLGKIRVVQVEYPQEWLTVAAAADNKQASWRTNPALTGTGCLGDIGTHAFQLAQFISQQKVEAVCSDVMSCVDGRQVDDNIHVLLRFNGGARGMLWASQVAPGCENGLRIRVYGEKASIEWAQETPNELWFAELNKPRQRVTRRGDIGSDIAARGMRTPGGHPEGYLEAFANLYNDIADILIAHEAGERHYLQDWVPSIDTGVEGMKFIQAVINSSLADGSWKSL